A region of the Phaseolus vulgaris cultivar G19833 chromosome 11, P. vulgaris v2.0, whole genome shotgun sequence genome:
TTGAAgtcgaagtggttcgaagcagttaagtgtATGCTCGCGCTTACAAAATCGCTCAATTAATTTCTTGAAGAAAGGTTAAAGCAGCTAAAGAAGTTATAAGAAGGAAAACCAAGACTTTGTCATTAaaagtaaatatcagttcagAACTCGTGTACAAGAAaatatgaagtttttttttataagttatatACAAAGAGAAAGCACAAAGACAGCGGATGGAgggaattgatcagtcttcagcgggaaccactttCCCATCCACTACTTCGTTGTCgagggacaccatgctaaggtccagatcggggaacaagcaggcgaactgctcccgtgcagcctcgaatccagcagccaaaatttgggcagaactcagattaagttcttcaatctgcttcttgagttcttcagtttgttcctttagccctttattctgttgctccagctcttcaacttgtttcttgagtttttcgttggtttcttgagcctggagaaggtcttcagcaaccttcttggattctgcttgcacctGGCCCAGCTCAGCAGCAAgctcccctttttccttgttggcttcggcaagctcagccatggcgtcatcccttgcTTTTTCCACCTTACCAAGGAAGACCTCTCGGTCGGAtgacctttgctccaatttcttcaccttggcggcgtcggTTTTAATGagggcctccaggtcagccaccttgacgcgataaggcacaatcttgctctctagctcgattttctcttgtgccaagagttgtaccttatggcggagatcggtAGCTTCCTTacgcgccacccggagctcagtgctcattgcgtcttctactcgggaatgttcaatctccgcgagtgtcagattgcaggaCAACTTTTCCGCCTCGATTCTtatggtgctgttttcggttcgAAGGGCGTAGAGGTCGTCCTgaagcttcctggtggagctctccacagctctagagataatggtggggaagtcctcagccatcatcttcagcttggccgagaaaggctcccacatccttgtgacctcgagagagaggcttgctggtggaggcaccgggtgggcctgttgttggctctcgccgccaccttctttagttggttgttcagcaggtgcttcttggcgtggtggcgacgtcggggattcagtgatcagaattggagaggtatgggcaacctcatccccgattggagcaacgtctgcggctgaggcatttgaaggaggaccccctccagctgatacatacggcgtggaggcgctcggggggtcctccatgaagtttggctcagg
Encoded here:
- the LOC137807193 gene encoding uncharacterized protein, translating into MAEDFPTIISRAVESSTRKLQDDLYALRTENSTIRIEAEKLSCNLTLAEIEHSRVEDAMSTELRVARKEATDLRHKVQLLAQEKIELESKIVPYRVKVADLEALIKTDAAKVKKLEQRSSDREVFLGKVEKARDDAMAELAEANKEKGELAAELGQVQAESKKAAREQFACLFPDLDLSMVSLDNEVVDGKVVPAED